A genomic window from Aquitalea aquatilis includes:
- a CDS encoding glycosyltransferase family 9 protein: protein MKKQRRLPGRLLIFAALLCRLPWQWLRRRPAEEAVQRILVLHQFLLGDALMATSLLAKLRERYPAAEIILACPQGQVGLYQSRPYGITAVGWHPRDFASVRKLFAMPRFDLAFLCGENRLSFLARAIGAHWIIGFAAEAPAYKNWLVDEAVAYSDQPESWTDTAARLVAGPDPKPFSLVDWPLEAVNLPVFGQTYVVLHVGASSPTRYWPAANWRELAAYLRARALTVVWSCGPGEERLLDEIRPEPDDVTMAGSLSLVQLRALLHGARAAVCPDTGVAHLAKIAAAPQVMLFGPGSETLFGASRFFSATPCIGVGAAWFPCRIQRDMHYRQTEWVMRCYRTVGDKPEQCHKPQCMAVVQPSMVLQALVQLLPEENEFNEQDI, encoded by the coding sequence ATGAAAAAGCAGCGACGACTACCTGGACGCTTGCTGATTTTTGCCGCGCTATTATGCCGTTTGCCCTGGCAGTGGTTGCGGCGGCGTCCCGCCGAGGAGGCTGTACAGCGCATTTTGGTGTTGCATCAGTTCCTACTGGGCGACGCCTTGATGGCCACCAGCTTGCTGGCCAAACTGCGCGAGCGCTATCCCGCTGCCGAGATCATACTGGCCTGCCCGCAGGGACAGGTGGGGCTATACCAGAGCAGGCCTTACGGCATTACTGCAGTCGGTTGGCATCCACGAGACTTTGCCTCGGTACGTAAGCTATTTGCCATGCCGCGCTTCGATCTGGCCTTTCTCTGCGGTGAAAACAGGCTGTCTTTCCTTGCGCGTGCCATTGGTGCGCACTGGATCATCGGTTTTGCTGCCGAGGCCCCGGCATACAAAAACTGGCTGGTGGATGAGGCAGTAGCGTATAGCGACCAGCCAGAATCATGGACGGACACGGCCGCCCGGCTGGTGGCGGGACCAGATCCCAAACCATTCAGTCTTGTCGATTGGCCGCTGGAAGCAGTCAACCTGCCAGTTTTCGGCCAAACTTATGTCGTACTGCATGTTGGCGCAAGTTCGCCCACCCGCTACTGGCCGGCTGCCAACTGGCGTGAACTGGCGGCTTACCTACGTGCCAGAGCGCTAACGGTGGTGTGGTCCTGCGGCCCCGGGGAAGAGCGGCTGCTGGATGAAATCCGGCCCGAACCGGATGATGTGACGATGGCGGGCAGTCTCAGTCTGGTTCAATTACGTGCGCTGTTGCATGGCGCGCGTGCAGCGGTTTGTCCGGATACCGGCGTTGCGCATCTGGCGAAGATTGCTGCTGCACCACAAGTGATGTTATTCGGTCCTGGCAGCGAAACCCTATTTGGTGCCAGCCGTTTTTTCAGTGCCACCCCCTGTATAGGTGTGGGTGCCGCTTGGTTTCCTTGCCGTATTCAGCGTGATATGCATTATCGCCAGACCGAATGGGTGATGCGTTGCTACCGGACGGTGGGTGACAAGCCAGAGCAGTGTCACAAGCCGCAGTGTATGGCGGTAGTGCAGCCATCTATGGTGCTGCAAGCGTTAGTTCAGTTACTGCCTGAAGAGAATGAATTTAATGAACAAGATATTTGA
- the aroK gene encoding shikimate kinase AroK — protein MPAMENMAGNFFLVGLMGAGKTTVGRALARKTGKTFYDSDHEIEARTGVRVATIFDIEGELRFRDRESSVIADLVRMDNIVLATGGGAVLRPENRAELSRHGVVIYLRASIDDLLARTMHDKNRPLLQIADPRSKLQSLLEQRDPLYREVADIVVDTSQQNVNLLVSRLLDQLHTIPAKT, from the coding sequence ATGCCTGCCATGGAGAACATGGCAGGCAATTTTTTTCTTGTCGGGCTGATGGGCGCCGGCAAGACCACCGTTGGCAGAGCCCTGGCGCGCAAGACCGGCAAAACCTTCTACGACTCGGATCATGAAATCGAGGCGCGCACCGGCGTTCGCGTTGCCACCATATTCGATATCGAAGGCGAACTGCGCTTTCGCGACCGGGAAAGCTCAGTCATTGCCGACCTGGTCAGAATGGACAATATCGTCCTGGCCACCGGTGGGGGCGCAGTGCTGCGGCCGGAAAACCGTGCCGAACTGTCCCGTCACGGCGTGGTGATCTATTTGCGGGCATCCATCGACGACCTCTTGGCCCGCACCATGCACGACAAAAACCGCCCCCTGCTGCAGATTGCTGACCCCCGCTCCAAGCTGCAAAGCCTGCTGGAGCAGCGCGATCCGCTGTATCGCGAGGTCGCCGACATCGTAGTCGATACCTCGCAGCAAAACGTCAACCTGCTGGTCAGCCGCCTGCTCGATCAGTTGCATACTATCCCAGCCAAGACCTGA
- a CDS encoding glycosyltransferase family 9 protein has protein sequence MNPEKILVIRRDNIGDLVCTTPLIHALRTRFPKARLDLLVNSYNAPLMVGHPDVDNLYVYTKAKHREKGESALGVYWKRLLLLLKMRSTRYDVAVLANGGCMPRPLRWARQTGARHILGFTEPGSPLASQINLPVASPVQVMHEVEMLMNLMQPLTDEPVSTPGLSLVAATDLAEAIRGKLPDLVGKRLVGLHISARKPSQQWPAQRFIELAHAIAKDTSVHLMLFWSPGSADNPFHPGDDEKAALIMEGCAGLPLTPLPTHQLDELMSGLSLLDVLICSDGGAMHVAAGLGKPIVCMFGDSDVAKWHPWGVPYKVLQPVSKNVIDLSVTDLLSAYGQLVGQDIDLVRTEVSA, from the coding sequence GTGAATCCTGAAAAAATTCTGGTCATCCGGCGGGATAATATTGGTGATCTGGTTTGTACTACACCGTTGATTCATGCTCTGAGGACACGCTTTCCAAAAGCTAGGCTGGATTTGCTGGTGAATAGCTATAATGCCCCACTTATGGTAGGGCACCCGGATGTCGATAATCTTTATGTTTATACCAAGGCAAAGCACCGAGAAAAAGGCGAGAGCGCCTTGGGGGTTTACTGGAAGCGACTGCTGCTGCTGCTGAAAATGCGTAGTACCCGTTATGATGTCGCGGTGCTGGCGAACGGAGGATGTATGCCCAGGCCCTTGCGCTGGGCAAGGCAGACTGGTGCCCGCCATATCCTAGGTTTCACTGAACCGGGTAGCCCGCTCGCCAGTCAGATCAATTTGCCTGTCGCCAGTCCTGTTCAAGTCATGCATGAGGTTGAGATGCTGATGAACCTGATGCAGCCGCTGACAGACGAGCCTGTGTCAACCCCTGGTCTTTCTTTGGTGGCAGCGACAGATCTGGCAGAAGCAATACGGGGAAAATTACCTGATCTTGTGGGGAAAAGATTAGTTGGCTTGCATATCAGTGCTCGCAAACCAAGCCAGCAGTGGCCTGCTCAGCGTTTCATTGAGTTGGCACATGCCATTGCCAAAGATACCTCTGTTCATCTCATGCTGTTTTGGTCACCAGGTAGCGCAGATAATCCATTTCATCCTGGGGATGATGAAAAGGCGGCCCTCATTATGGAGGGCTGTGCGGGGTTGCCGCTGACACCTTTGCCTACCCATCAACTTGACGAGTTGATGAGTGGATTGTCATTGCTTGACGTCCTGATCTGCAGTGATGGTGGTGCCATGCATGTCGCTGCTGGCCTTGGTAAGCCGATTGTCTGCATGTTCGGTGATAGCGATGTGGCTAAATGGCACCCCTGGGGAGTTCCATATAAGGTTTTGCAGCCGGTAAGCAAAAATGTGATCGATCTTTCGGTCACAGATCTGTTGTCCGCTTATGGACAACTGGTGGGGCAGGATATCGACCTGGTGCGCACGGAAGTTTCTGCATGA
- a CDS encoding glycosyltransferase family 4 protein, with the protein MEALSRMTRLAIVRQKYNPAGGAERFVSRALQALTQQHALSVSLIARNWEKLEGIAECRVNPFYLGSLWRDWGFAWSARRRWQQEGFDLVQSHERIPGCHIFRAGDGVHRHWLQLRRRHLGWFGRLSLLLNPYHHYVQYAEKAMFQHPDLRLVVCNSHMVKQEIQQYFGLPDQRFAIVYNGVDTAQFHPGLQQQYRADMRKQYGIPASAPVMLYVGSGFERKGVARALQVLQKFPEIYLVVVGGDKHAARYQVLAERLGMKARVRFTGAQQDVKPFYGMADAFILPTLYDPFPNVCVEAMAAGLPVFTTTTCGSAELLTNGRNGWVAAVDDLQGWHDGVANWLQHRQDWAVWCQQARQAVEGLTLQAMTDVMLQQYEKLLAAHTS; encoded by the coding sequence ATGGAAGCCCTATCCCGGATGACACGCCTTGCCATTGTTCGTCAAAAATACAACCCCGCCGGCGGCGCAGAGCGTTTTGTCAGCCGCGCCTTGCAGGCGCTGACCCAGCAGCATGCGCTGAGTGTTTCCCTGATTGCACGCAATTGGGAAAAACTGGAGGGCATTGCCGAATGTCGGGTCAATCCTTTCTATTTGGGCAGCTTGTGGCGTGACTGGGGATTCGCGTGGTCGGCGCGGCGGCGTTGGCAGCAGGAAGGTTTTGATCTGGTCCAGTCGCATGAGCGCATCCCGGGTTGCCATATTTTTCGTGCCGGCGATGGCGTGCATCGGCATTGGCTGCAACTGCGTCGTCGGCATTTGGGCTGGTTTGGGCGCCTGTCGCTACTGCTGAATCCCTATCACCACTATGTGCAATATGCTGAAAAAGCCATGTTTCAGCATCCAGACTTGCGTCTGGTGGTGTGTAATTCGCACATGGTGAAACAAGAAATACAGCAATATTTTGGCTTGCCGGATCAGCGCTTCGCCATTGTTTACAATGGCGTCGACACCGCACAGTTTCATCCGGGATTACAGCAGCAGTATCGTGCCGATATGCGCAAGCAGTACGGCATTCCAGCTTCAGCGCCGGTCATGCTGTATGTCGGCTCCGGCTTTGAGCGCAAAGGCGTGGCCAGGGCACTGCAGGTACTGCAGAAATTTCCCGAAATCTATCTTGTCGTTGTCGGCGGCGATAAGCACGCTGCCCGTTATCAGGTATTGGCCGAACGCTTGGGGATGAAGGCGCGGGTGCGCTTTACCGGGGCACAACAAGATGTAAAGCCATTTTACGGGATGGCGGATGCCTTTATATTGCCCACGCTGTATGATCCCTTCCCCAATGTGTGTGTTGAAGCCATGGCCGCGGGGCTGCCGGTGTTCACCACGACCACCTGCGGCAGTGCCGAGTTGCTGACCAATGGCCGTAATGGCTGGGTCGCCGCGGTGGATGACCTGCAGGGGTGGCATGACGGGGTGGCAAACTGGCTTCAACACCGACAGGACTGGGCAGTCTGGTGCCAGCAGGCTCGTCAGGCGGTAGAGGGGCTGACCCTGCAAGCCATGACCGATGTCATGTTGCAACAATATGAAAAACTCCTTGCCGCGCACACGTCTTGA
- a CDS encoding type IV pilus assembly protein FimV, which translates to MDAITALTASFGLMSTYYLARQLWRKATYKKPRARGIDPVGEAEVFLAYGRTGDAVRVLKDAMKDEPHNLSIKVTLLRAYSSEGNGKAYCRLARDIQAQVKDQPVWHTIQEAGRQLAPQDPLFAANA; encoded by the coding sequence GTGGATGCCATTACCGCATTGACGGCCAGTTTCGGCCTGATGAGCACTTACTACCTTGCCCGCCAGCTGTGGCGCAAGGCAACGTATAAAAAGCCGCGCGCCCGCGGAATCGACCCAGTGGGCGAAGCTGAAGTTTTTCTGGCTTATGGCCGTACCGGTGATGCCGTGCGGGTCCTTAAAGACGCCATGAAAGACGAGCCGCACAATCTATCGATCAAGGTCACGCTGCTGCGAGCCTACTCCTCCGAAGGCAATGGCAAGGCTTACTGCCGTCTGGCACGAGATATCCAGGCCCAGGTCAAGGATCAGCCGGTATGGCACACCATCCAGGAGGCCGGCCGCCAGTTGGCTCCACAAGACCCCTTGTTTGCCGCCAACGCCTGA
- the rfaQ gene encoding putative lipopolysaccharide heptosyltransferase III — translation MSEMLNDSIDLNQVRRVLVIKLRHHGDVLLTSPVFAALKQQAPHLEIDALVYRDTQEMLSLHPAISQLHTIDRNWKKLGVFGQFKAELGLLSALRQRHYDLVITLTEHKRGAWLVRLLAPRWSVGPDGPYGKLFRKSFTHRYLQVPGNRRHTIEIHLDALRRIGVYPSPEQRALTLVPGHNAEATLAAKLEQLGLTAGQYILVHPTSRWLFKSWTVENMAALINTLQQRGLKVLLTAAPSPDEMAMLADIQSRLATPAASLAGQLTLKELAAAIDNARLYIGVDSVPMHIASAMKTPCVALFGPSGDIEWGPWQVPHRVVAARMPCRPCGNAGCGGGWQSECLQQISLEQVIAAVDSVMEESA, via the coding sequence ATGAGTGAAATGCTAAACGACTCCATCGATCTGAACCAGGTACGGCGCGTCTTGGTCATCAAACTGCGCCATCATGGGGATGTCTTGCTGACGTCTCCGGTTTTTGCCGCGCTCAAACAGCAGGCTCCACATCTGGAAATCGATGCACTGGTCTACCGCGACACGCAGGAAATGCTCAGTCTGCATCCGGCCATCAGCCAGCTGCATACGATAGATCGCAACTGGAAAAAATTGGGCGTATTCGGCCAGTTCAAGGCCGAGCTGGGCTTGCTGTCGGCCTTGCGCCAGCGTCACTACGATCTGGTCATTACCCTGACCGAGCACAAGCGCGGGGCCTGGCTGGTCCGTTTGCTGGCACCACGCTGGTCGGTGGGGCCGGATGGTCCTTACGGTAAGCTGTTCCGCAAAAGCTTTACCCACCGCTATCTGCAGGTGCCGGGCAACCGTCGTCATACCATTGAAATCCATCTGGATGCCCTGCGTCGCATCGGCGTGTACCCATCACCTGAGCAGCGCGCACTGACGCTGGTGCCTGGCCACAATGCCGAAGCGACGCTGGCGGCCAAGCTGGAGCAGCTTGGTTTGACCGCCGGGCAATACATTCTGGTCCACCCCACCTCGCGCTGGCTGTTTAAAAGCTGGACGGTGGAAAACATGGCGGCCCTGATCAATACCCTGCAGCAGCGCGGCCTTAAAGTGTTGCTGACCGCTGCACCCAGTCCCGACGAAATGGCCATGCTGGCGGATATCCAGTCGCGTCTGGCTACCCCCGCCGCCAGCCTGGCCGGCCAGTTGACCCTGAAAGAGCTGGCTGCGGCCATCGACAATGCCCGCTTGTATATCGGTGTGGATTCGGTGCCCATGCATATCGCCTCGGCGATGAAAACACCCTGCGTAGCGCTGTTCGGCCCATCGGGTGATATCGAGTGGGGGCCATGGCAGGTGCCACATCGGGTGGTGGCAGCACGCATGCCCTGTCGTCCGTGCGGCAATGCCGGCTGTGGTGGAGGTTGGCAGAGTGAGTGCCTACAGCAGATCAGCCTGGAGCAGGTGATTGCTGCGGTTGATAGCGTGATGGAGGAGTCTGCATGA
- the msbA gene encoding lipid A export permease/ATP-binding protein MsbA, which produces MSKNDNWNHSWTTYRRLIRYIWQYWKVFALSLVSMTIAALTEPAFARLMKPLIDGGFVNKDPQVIIWVPMAIIGVFLVRGVTSFINEYTSSWLAGHLVQTLRQQMFAKMLRLPVQYYADNQSGRLVSRISFDVNQVTEAGFNVITVTVKDGVTAVSLLAWLLYIDWQLTLICLLVMPVVTVCMRIVAKRLRGLALENQQHMADLTQILGEGVDCQKVIKVYGGEQYEEARFDSAAQAIRRNAVKQSAASSANTGVTQLMIACALAAILYFAAMRAQHGAFTAGDFMSFLTAMMLLFAPVKRITGISQAMQRGLAAAESVFAFLDEPGEPDHGRKRLPATQGSLRFEGVSFRYPNAERVVLQDINLTVNSGETVALVGSSGSGKTTLVSLIPRFYEPLSGQITLDGLALADIALADLRHHIAMVSQDVVLFNDSVAANIAYGSSHQVSREQIVEAARAANALEFIEAMPEGLDTQIGENGVRLSGGQRQRLAIARALLKNAPLLILDEATSALDTQSERLVQAALENLMKNRTTIVIAHRLSTIENADRIIVMHQGRVAEQGSHQQLMALDGLYARLHSLQFREPEAGAV; this is translated from the coding sequence ATGAGTAAAAATGACAACTGGAATCACAGCTGGACAACCTATCGTCGCCTGATTCGCTACATTTGGCAGTACTGGAAGGTCTTCGCCCTGTCGCTGGTCTCCATGACCATTGCGGCCCTGACCGAGCCGGCGTTTGCCCGCTTGATGAAACCGCTGATTGATGGCGGCTTTGTCAACAAGGACCCGCAGGTCATCATCTGGGTGCCGATGGCCATCATCGGTGTATTCCTGGTGCGTGGCGTCACCAGTTTCATCAACGAGTACACCTCCAGCTGGCTGGCCGGGCATCTGGTGCAAACGCTGCGGCAGCAGATGTTTGCCAAAATGCTCCGCCTGCCGGTGCAGTACTATGCCGATAATCAGTCCGGGCGGCTGGTGTCGCGCATTTCCTTTGACGTCAATCAGGTGACCGAGGCCGGCTTCAATGTCATTACCGTCACGGTAAAAGATGGTGTGACGGCGGTCAGCCTGCTGGCCTGGCTGCTGTACATCGACTGGCAGCTGACGTTGATCTGCCTGCTGGTGATGCCGGTGGTGACGGTGTGCATGCGTATCGTGGCCAAGCGCTTGCGTGGTCTGGCGCTGGAAAATCAGCAGCATATGGCGGACCTGACCCAGATTCTGGGCGAGGGCGTGGATTGCCAAAAAGTGATCAAGGTGTATGGTGGCGAGCAGTATGAAGAGGCACGCTTTGATAGCGCAGCCCAGGCCATTCGCCGAAATGCCGTCAAGCAAAGCGCTGCCAGTTCGGCCAATACCGGAGTGACGCAGTTGATGATTGCCTGCGCGCTGGCGGCGATTCTGTATTTCGCCGCGATGCGCGCCCAGCATGGTGCATTTACCGCTGGTGACTTCATGTCATTTCTCACCGCCATGATGCTGCTGTTTGCACCGGTCAAGCGCATTACCGGCATCTCGCAGGCCATGCAGCGTGGCCTCGCTGCGGCGGAGAGTGTCTTTGCCTTTCTGGATGAGCCGGGCGAGCCGGATCACGGTCGTAAGCGCTTGCCTGCTACGCAAGGTAGCTTGCGCTTTGAAGGCGTCTCGTTTCGTTATCCCAATGCCGAGCGCGTGGTGCTGCAGGACATCAATCTGACCGTGAATTCGGGTGAGACCGTGGCGCTGGTGGGCTCCTCTGGCAGTGGCAAGACCACGCTGGTCAGCCTGATTCCACGCTTCTACGAACCCTTGTCGGGGCAGATTACTCTGGATGGTCTGGCGCTGGCTGATATCGCATTGGCGGACCTGCGCCACCATATCGCCATGGTGAGCCAGGACGTGGTGCTGTTCAATGACAGCGTGGCCGCCAATATCGCATATGGCTCCAGTCATCAGGTGAGCCGTGAGCAGATCGTCGAGGCGGCAAGGGCGGCCAATGCGCTGGAATTCATTGAGGCCATGCCTGAAGGGCTGGACACGCAGATTGGCGAAAACGGTGTACGTCTGTCTGGCGGTCAGCGCCAGCGGCTGGCGATTGCCCGTGCGCTGCTGAAGAATGCACCATTGCTGATTCTGGACGAGGCGACTTCGGCACTGGATACCCAGTCTGAACGACTGGTGCAGGCTGCTCTGGAAAATCTGATGAAGAACCGTACCACCATCGTCATCGCCCATCGTTTGTCGACCATCGAAAATGCGGATCGCATCATCGTGATGCATCAGGGTCGGGTGGCGGAGCAGGGGAGTCATCAGCAATTGATGGCGCTGGATGGGTTGTATGCCCGCCTGCACAGTCTGCAGTTCCGTGAACCGGAGGCGGGCGCGGTCTGA
- a CDS encoding O-antigen ligase family protein, translated as MNKIFDSMGTVRRVPLYLEIILVMVAASLMFVWSMPNLTGLRNSLLAVDLLICFPLVWSILRNGGWRRFFPVLPLKIYCVLTLWIVLCAFLFSDNRVVSFHEIWGQWIRSALAGAMGFMLASLSVSRRLRLSSASVLTVLMLAIFSQVMLHDVDMLLQWVRTGKIPLGETRILESRTVLTYVVNLLLAFSAAELMGRVLFKRRYMPLPGIFFVFIGLVCVFASYTLQTRNGMIGTLALLVSCSLLFWFVKRKNTNNILVASLVLLVLSGVATLGWFAYKSDPRWASLLETVPIAWDTQDHQEWIHRQYPLLADGSPVSGSNYERIVWAKEALLQIAREPIGVGYNRSAFGVALKKIHPDLVETAHSHSGILDFTIANGIPGLIIFIALLWICFQQGLLTFFKNHSSQGLLLAFVVTGFFGRSLVDSNIRDHMLEQFMFLLCMMLVFSLERDSSES; from the coding sequence ATGAACAAGATATTTGACTCAATGGGTACAGTACGGCGTGTCCCTCTGTATCTGGAAATTATCCTTGTTATGGTGGCGGCTTCATTGATGTTTGTGTGGTCAATGCCAAACCTCACAGGATTGCGTAATAGCCTGTTGGCTGTTGATTTGCTTATCTGTTTTCCATTGGTATGGTCTATTTTACGTAATGGAGGTTGGCGTCGATTTTTTCCGGTTTTGCCTTTGAAGATATATTGCGTGCTGACATTGTGGATTGTATTGTGCGCTTTTTTATTTTCCGACAATCGTGTCGTGAGCTTTCATGAAATATGGGGGCAATGGATACGCAGTGCACTAGCCGGTGCTATGGGTTTCATGTTGGCATCGCTGTCGGTTAGTCGCCGGTTGCGCCTTTCTTCTGCGTCAGTGTTAACAGTGCTTATGTTGGCAATTTTTTCACAAGTTATGCTGCATGATGTAGATATGTTATTGCAGTGGGTGAGAACAGGAAAAATTCCGTTGGGTGAAACCAGAATTCTGGAAAGCAGAACGGTTCTTACTTATGTCGTCAATTTGTTACTGGCATTTTCTGCGGCAGAGCTAATGGGGCGAGTCCTATTCAAGCGGCGCTACATGCCTTTGCCTGGTATTTTCTTTGTATTTATCGGGCTTGTTTGTGTTTTTGCCTCTTACACCTTGCAAACCAGGAATGGCATGATTGGTACCTTGGCATTGCTGGTTTCCTGTTCACTGCTTTTTTGGTTTGTTAAACGGAAAAATACCAACAATATATTGGTTGCTAGTCTGGTTCTGCTCGTGTTGTCAGGGGTCGCCACCTTGGGTTGGTTTGCTTATAAATCTGATCCCCGCTGGGCGTCACTACTCGAAACCGTGCCGATTGCTTGGGATACACAGGACCATCAGGAGTGGATTCATCGTCAGTACCCCTTGCTGGCAGATGGGAGCCCAGTGAGCGGATCAAATTACGAACGTATTGTCTGGGCAAAAGAAGCACTACTTCAGATCGCGCGTGAACCGATTGGCGTTGGATATAATCGCAGTGCATTTGGCGTTGCGTTAAAGAAAATACATCCGGATCTGGTTGAAACGGCACATTCTCATAGCGGAATACTTGATTTCACCATTGCGAATGGCATTCCGGGGTTAATTATATTTATTGCCCTTTTGTGGATTTGTTTTCAGCAGGGTTTATTGACTTTCTTTAAAAATCATTCTTCTCAAGGATTGTTGTTGGCATTTGTTGTGACTGGTTTTTTTGGACGTAGTCTGGTGGATAGTAATATCCGCGACCATATGCTGGAACAGTTTATGTTTTTGCTTTGCATGATGCTTGTTTTTTCTTTGGAAAGGGACTCGAGTGAATCCTGA
- the aroB gene encoding 3-dehydroquinate synthase, with amino-acid sequence MITLDLTLPDTRYPIHIGHGLLDQVELILPHLRIPQVAIITNDVVAPLYLQRLTQQLEKHGVRTISVVLPDGEEHKNWQTLNLIFDALLAANAERKTTLIALGGGVIGDMTGFAAACYQRGAPFIQIPTTLLAQVDSSVGGKTAINHPLGKNMIGAFYQPQLVVADMDLLATLPERELSAGIAEIIKYGLLGDIDFLGWLEANMDKLRARDPAALQYAVRRSCEMKADIVGQDEKEQGVRALLNLGHTFGHAIEAGLGYGKWLHGEAVGAGMVLAAAASQAMGWLEEKDVARVQALIAAAGLPIRSPDFGAAEWLRHMGHDKKVESGVIRFVLLQQLGQAIIQPGLTPALLDKLFSSPHIDPTLALQ; translated from the coding sequence ATGATCACGCTCGACCTGACCTTGCCGGACACCCGCTACCCCATTCACATTGGCCACGGACTGCTCGATCAGGTCGAGCTGATCCTGCCCCACCTGCGCATTCCGCAGGTGGCCATCATCACCAATGATGTCGTCGCTCCGCTCTATCTGCAGCGCCTGACCCAGCAGTTGGAAAAGCATGGAGTACGCACCATTTCGGTCGTGTTGCCGGACGGTGAAGAGCACAAGAACTGGCAAACGCTGAATCTGATTTTCGACGCACTGCTGGCTGCCAATGCCGAACGCAAGACCACGCTGATTGCCCTGGGTGGCGGCGTGATCGGCGACATGACCGGCTTTGCCGCTGCCTGCTATCAGCGCGGTGCACCCTTCATCCAGATTCCCACCACCTTACTGGCACAAGTCGATTCCTCGGTGGGTGGCAAAACCGCCATCAACCATCCACTGGGCAAGAACATGATCGGTGCGTTCTACCAACCCCAGTTGGTTGTCGCCGACATGGACCTGCTCGCCACCCTGCCAGAACGTGAACTGTCTGCAGGTATCGCCGAAATCATCAAATACGGCCTTCTGGGCGATATCGACTTCCTCGGCTGGCTGGAAGCCAATATGGACAAGCTGCGCGCACGTGACCCGGCAGCACTGCAATATGCAGTGCGCCGTTCCTGCGAAATGAAGGCAGACATTGTCGGCCAGGATGAAAAGGAACAGGGCGTACGTGCCCTGCTCAACCTGGGCCACACCTTCGGCCACGCCATCGAAGCCGGCCTGGGCTACGGCAAATGGCTGCATGGCGAAGCGGTAGGTGCCGGCATGGTGCTGGCAGCTGCAGCCTCGCAGGCCATGGGCTGGCTGGAGGAGAAAGATGTAGCACGCGTGCAAGCGCTGATCGCCGCCGCTGGTCTGCCAATACGCAGCCCGGACTTTGGCGCAGCAGAATGGCTACGCCACATGGGCCACGACAAAAAGGTGGAGAGCGGAGTCATCCGTTTTGTCCTGCTCCAGCAACTGGGACAAGCCATCATCCAGCCCGGTCTGACACCCGCATTGCTCGACAAGCTGTTCAGCAGCCCGCATATCGACCCGACTCTGGCGCTCCAGTAA